Proteins encoded in a region of the Lepidochelys kempii isolate rLepKem1 chromosome 22, rLepKem1.hap2, whole genome shotgun sequence genome:
- the TEX12 gene encoding testis-expressed protein 12: MTSNTVKADENRSKRRKEMENEASESPQLSSLERPDLALSESSQSLYKPEALEKVLNDMNKEINNLLSKYAHILSERAAMDASYVQELDGILKEAKIIENHLKQKRESLRHRFTVIANTLQS, encoded by the exons ATGACAAGTAACACAGTAAAAGCTGATGAAAATAGAAGTAAGCGTAGAAAGGAGATGGAG AATGAAGCTTCAGAAAGTCCTCAGTTGTCCTCCCTGGAAAGACCAGACTTGGCTCTTTCTGAAAGCTCACAGTCACTTTACAAACCTGAAGCACTGGAAAAGGTTTTAAATG ATATGAACAAGGAAATTAATAACCTGTTGTCAAAATATGCCCACATTTTAAG tGAGAGAGCGGCAATGGATGCTTCTTATGTACAAGAGCTTGATGGAATCTTGAAAGAAGCAAAGATCATAGAAAATCACTTGAAACAGAAAAGAGAGAGTCTGAGACACAGGTTCACAGTCATTGCAAACACCCTGCAAAGCTAA